Genomic DNA from Providencia sp. PROV188:
ATTAGCTATTCTTTTGGTGTTTTAATTTGCAGAGGATACAACAGTGAAAAAAATGGTCGGCAGTGCGCTTGTACTTTTGCTATTGGCAGGTTGCTCAAGTGATCCCAATAAAACAGCGAACAGAACAAGAATGCTAGATAATCGCAATCAAATGCCAAATACGACAGCCAATACTAGTTATCCACGAACTCCATATGATGAGTTTATTCGTGAATCCGCGAATCGTTATAGTGTGGATGAAACACTGATTAGAGCCATTATTGAAGTAGAATCTAACTTCCGACCAGAAGTGGTGAGTAAATCTAATGCCATTGGTTTAATGCAAATTAAAGCGTCAACAGCAGGGCGTGATGCATATCGTTATCAAGGGCGTTCTGGTGAACCAAGTTCTAACGATTTAAAAGATCCACGTAAGAATATTGATATCGGTACAACCTATATTCGTATTCTCAAAGAACAACATTTGGCGGGTATTAGCCACCCGCAAACTATGTATTATGCGACCGTTGTGGCTTACGTGAATGGGGCCGGGGCATTACTAAGAACATTTGATAATGATAAAACTAAAGCTATTGCGATGATAAATAACTTATCACCAGAAGAGTTTTATCAACATGTTCAGTCTAAACACCCCGCGCCGCAGGCTCCACGTTATTTGTGGAAAGTTAAGAATGCGTATAATGCATTAGCGGTGAATTACTGATATTCCGTCATTAAGTGTGGGAGCTGCGCGATAATTTCAACGATACCGTTGATGACAAATTGCACTCCCATACAAATTAATAAAAAACCCATTATCCGCCCAATTGCATCAATCCCACTGTTCCCTAGCCATTTCATAATTGACGTCGCTCCCCGTAGCCCAATCCAAACAATCACACTGGCGATCAGAAAAACAATAATGGGTGCGACAGTGATAACCCATGGCGCAAAACCAATATCCCCTTGCAAAGAAGCGGTGGAACTAATAATGATCGCGATGGTACCAGGGCCTGCAGTACTTGGCATTGCGAGAGGGACGAATGCGATATTTTGGTTACCTTGACGTTTTTTGGGAACACTTAAATCGTCAGTGGAGACATTATTGTTATCTTCACTATTATCTGAATTAGGAAATAGCATCCCAAAACCAATAAAAACAACAATAAGCCCACCTGCAATACGTAGCCCAGGAATCGAAATTCCGAAGGTGTTCATGACTAATTGGCCAGCATAGAAAGCAACGAGCATGATACAAAAGACATAAATTGCAGCCAGCAGTGATTGGTGGTCACGTTGTTCTTTGGTCATGTTGGCGGAAATACTGAGCATCACGGCAATGGCGGTCAGTGGGTTAGCCAGTGGAAGGAGTAAAACTAAGCCAAGGCTAACGGCTTGAAAAAGTTGTAAAATATCTTGCATGTCGAAAATTACCCTCCAAATTAATCTAGAATGGCTTCTCGTTGGAACTATAACAAACATTGTTACTAATTTGTGGAATCAGAAGGGTATTCTCCCACCAAATTTAGGACAAAGAGATTTTTTTACGTGAGATTGCGTAATGTTTTTACTTAATGAATGACAAAGTTGTTCACATTAACTGTGGATAACATCCCGATTCATGTGTGAATAAGTGTAATTATTTGTTGAATAACAAAGGGGTATGTCACTGGATTAAAAACATTCAATATTTTGAGCAAAAAAAAACCTTTTTATGTGAGATAAAAAGGTCAAGGGCATTATTGCTAGAGGGGGTTTATGTTCATTTGTTAGTGAGTATATACAGTGCTATCTGTTTTACTGACAGGTTATGTAAATTCGTTAAAAGATTATTGTCAGACGATAATCTTATTTCTTGGTAATATAATTGGAATATTCTTTACAAACTCTTTTTTATTTTAAAAACTGCTTTACGGTTTATTGTGTATTCTAAATTTCATGTTAAATAGAATTTTAGGATAGCCAATGAGAAAGTTACTGTCACCATTAGTTACTTCATCAATGCTGCTTGTTTTGGCTATTGCCGCTGTGCTGATCCTGTTCCCACAAACGTGGAAACAATCTATTTTTCCTTCGCTCTCTCAATTATTACCAGATTCAGTTAATTCCTTTATGGTACAAAACGGATTGGCGAATAATGCGTGTGATAATTTAGAAAATAATTTAAGAAGTTTTGCAGATTATCTGCAAGCAAATGCAGACGTTGTTGAAGTGAAGGGAATGAATGGATTAGAAGAGCAAATTGCTAATATTCAAGCCAGATTAAATAATTTACCCAGCGATGTGCGTAATTCTGTATGCCAACAAGAGTATGCCAATCTTGAAGGTCTAAAAAGCGTTTTTTCTTTAGGATACCGTTCATAAAATAACAGAGTATTCATTTACACTGTGTTATTGAATATTATTGATATCGGTGCCAATTCTTATCGTTTTATCCATGATATGCTTACCATATGAATATCAATTTAGGATCTGTGATGAGCATATTTAAACTTCCATTTGTGAATTGGTTAGTACTTAATGGATTTGCTGCTTATTATCTGCATATCAAAGAGGGCTTTTTCTGGAGTTTTTCTGGTTGGATGGGGATTATCGGCATCCTGATTGCCTTAGAGGCTTTCGGCTGGATTGGCGCAAGTTTATATTATTTTGTTCAGCAAAAAACCTCACCAAATCCTATTAGCCCCGCATCTTCTCTTATTACTAGGGGCCCTTATCGGTTATCTCGTAATCCGTTATATCTTGCTTTTACCTCGATGAGTTTAAGCTTCGCTTTGTTTTCGCATTCACCTTATTTTTTGGTTTCAGGTTTGGTCTTTTGGTTAATTACTGACTTATACACCATTCCCCAAGAAGAAAAATTCTTATCTGAACGTTTTAAAGAGGAGTGGCGTACTTATACTCAGCAAACACGACGCTGGCTATAATTCATATTGGTTTAATCTGTTGGTTTTTTATTTTTTATAAGTGATATCACCTATTTAATGTTGAGTTATTGCTATTATTATCTATTAATTTAGCTTTCGATGCGAATTTTGATATTTTTCAAGGCGGTTTCCTTTTTGTACATATAAACTGGTATAACCCATAGACTTGTGAGGTTATTGCCGTGAACAAAAAAGTGTTATTAGGTGCTATCGTTTCTTCAGTATTACTGTATTCGGCATCAGCTGTAGCATGCCCTTACTGCAATGGAAACTATGATCACCGCTATCAAAACAATTACCATCAGAACAATTATCGCCAAAACAATGAAATCGCTAAGTTAGCGAAAGAGTTTGATGATAAGCGTTTTGAATTGAACAAACTGTACGATGCTGGCGCCAAAGATGATGACCCGAAAGTAAAAACGCTGGTGAAAGAGCTTGATGACTTATCACTGCAACTTCGAAACGAAGAAGACAAACAATATAACCGCCCATATCGTGATGGTGGATAGGGTGGGCGCGGTAACCATCGCGGTTGTTGGTAACGTTTTGTTGTAATAAGGCTATTCAAAGTCATGTTGGGTAGCCTTTTTGTCTTTTTTCACAGGATGATGGAATGATATTTTTCTCCCCTTAACGATTTATCGTGAAAAAGTGTGGTGAGAGATGAAAAAAGTAATAATTACCGCGTTAGAGCATCCCACAACCCTAAATATTTCATTATCGCGTTCAAAATCACGTATTGAATGGTTACCTGAATATGCAGTGAGAACGGATTGCAATGGCTATGATCATAATATTCTTATTATGATGGCGGATTAAACGTTAATGAGCCCTGAGCATCAGTAATTTTAGCGCTACAATAATCAACAACTGGCTATCGCCATAAAATATGTCTGTGTTATGATTACGAGTTGAGTTGCTAGCGATGTGCATAATTGCGTTATCAATTATATCTGCTTTAGCTTATATAATGTGTACATAATTATGTACCTATCTCGCATAGTGAAGTGAGAAATCGTCAGTAACGTATTGATTTATAAACTTTGGAATAATCAAGCAAGTGATCTTTCGTGTGGGTCACCACTGCTGATAAGGATTTTTTAATGCCTGTTATTACTCTTCCTGATGGAAGTCAGCGTCAATTCGACCATGCAGTTTCTGTCATGGATGTGGCTCGCGATATCGGCGCCGGTCTAGCAAAAGCATGTATAGCTGGTCGTGTTAATGGTGAGCTGGTAGATGCTTGTGAACTGATCGAGCATGACGCAAACCTGTCAATTATCACGAGTAAAGATGATGATGGTCTAGAAATCATTCGTCACTCTTGTGCTCACTTATTAGGTCATGCAATTAAACAATTGTGGCCAAATACCAAAATGGCAATCGGTCCAGTTATCGACAACGGTTTCTATTATGATATTGACCTTGACTATACGCTGACCCAGGAAGATTTGGACAAGCTAGAAAAGCGTATGCTTGAGCTTGCCAAAACAGATTATGATGTGGTTAAAAAACGTGTTTCTTGGGCAGAAGCTCGTGAAACATTCGTAAACCGTGGCGAAGATTATAAAGTTGAAATCTTGGATCAAAATATTAGCCAAGATGATCGCCCAGGTTTATATCACCACCAAGAATATATTGATATGTGTCGCGGTCCACACGTACCAAATATGCGTTTCTGTCACCACTTTAAATTACAAAAAGTGGCAGGGGCATACTGGCGTGGTAACAGCGATAATAAAATGCTGCAACGTATTTACGGTACTGCATGGGCAGATAAAAAGCAGCTTGCTGCATATCTGCTGCGCTTAGAAGAAGCGGCGAAGCGTGACCACCGTAAAATTGGTAAGCAATTAGATTTATATCATATGCAGGAAGAAGCGCCGGGTATGGCATTCTGGCATAACGATGGTTGGACAATTTTCCGTGAACTGGAAACTTTTGTACGTACCAAACTAAAATCCTACAATTACCAAGAAGTTAAAGGCCCATTTATGATGGACCGCGTATTGTGGGAAAGAACAGGTCACTGGGAAAACTACAAAGATGCAATGTTCACAACCTCATCTGAGAACCGTGAATATTGTGTTAAACCAATGAACTGCCCAGGTCACGTTCAGATCTTTAACCAAGGGTTAAAATCATATCGTGATTTACCACTGCGTATGGCAGAATTTGGTAGCTGCCATCGTAATGAGCCATCAGGTGCACTGCATGGTTTAATGCGCGTACGTGGCTTTACCCAAGACGACGCCCATATCTTCTGTACTGAAGATCAAATTTTGGGCGAAGTGACTAGCTGTATTGAGATGATTTATGACGTTTACAGCACTTTCGGTTTCGAAAAAATCGTTGTAAAACTGTCTACTCGCCCTGAAAAACGTATCGGTACAGACGATATGTGGGATACAGCAGAAGCAGACTTAGCCAATGCGCTGAAGTCGAAAGGTATTGAGTTCGAATACCAGCCGGGCGAAGGTGCATTCTACGGCCCGAAAATTGAATTTACACTGTATGACTGCCTTGATCGTGCATGGCAATGCGGTACTGTACAATTAGACTTCTTCTTACCGGGTCGTCTAAATGCTTCTTATGTTGGCGAAAATAATGAGCGTATTACGCCAGTTATGATCCACCGTGCGGTTCTGGGTTCATTAGAGCGCTTTATCGGTATCTTAACGGAAGAATATGCTGGTTTCTTCCCAACATGGTTAGCACCACAACAAGTTGTTGTGATGAACATTACAGATAGTCAAGCAGACTATGTTCAAGAATTAGTTAGCAAGCTGCAAAGTATTGGCATTCGTGCGAAAGCGGACTTACGTAACGAGAAAATCGGCTTTAAGATCCGCGAACACACCCTGCGTCGTGTTCCTTACATGTTGGTTTGTGGTGAGAAAGAAGTTGAATCAGGTAAAGTGTCTGTTCGTACCCGTCGTGGTAAAGATTTAGGCAGCCTTGATGTTAACGAATTCATGACTAAACTACAGGAAGAAATTCGCAGTCGTCAGCTCAATCAGATGGAGGAATAAGGTATTAAAGGCGGAAAAAAACTCCCAACAGCACGTCCGAATCGTATTAACGAAGAGATCCGTGCAACTGAAATTCGTGTTACTGGCATTGACGGTGAACAACTTGGTGTAATGAGTGTGCGTGACGCACTTGCCAAAGCGGAAGAGGCTGGTGTTGATTTAGTTGAAATCAGCCCAAACGCAGAGCCACCAGTTTGTCGAATCATGGATTACGGCAAGTATCTTTATGAGAAGAGTAAATCTCAGAAAGAGCAGAAAAAGAAACAAAAAGTTGTTCAGGTGAAGGAAATTAAATTCCGTCCAGGAACAGATGAAGGAGACTACCAAGTTAAATTACG
This window encodes:
- the infC gene encoding translation initiation factor IF-3 → MKGGKKLPTARPNRINEEIRATEIRVTGIDGEQLGVMSVRDALAKAEEAGVDLVEISPNAEPPVCRIMDYGKYLYEKSKSQKEQKKKQKVVQVKEIKFRPGTDEGDYQVKLRSLIRFLEDGDKAKITLRFRGREMAHQQIGMEMLNRIKADLEELAVVESFPSRIEGRQMIMVMGPKKK
- a CDS encoding MarC family NAAT transporter — protein: MQDILQLFQAVSLGLVLLLPLANPLTAIAVMLSISANMTKEQRDHQSLLAAIYVFCIMLVAFYAGQLVMNTFGISIPGLRIAGGLIVVFIGFGMLFPNSDNSEDNNNVSTDDLSVPKKRQGNQNIAFVPLAMPSTAGPGTIAIIISSTASLQGDIGFAPWVITVAPIIVFLIASVIVWIGLRGATSIMKWLGNSGIDAIGRIMGFLLICMGVQFVINGIVEIIAQLPHLMTEYQ
- a CDS encoding methyltransferase family protein, yielding MSIFKLPFVNWLVLNGFAAYYLHIKEGFFWSFSGWMGIIGILIALEAFGWIGASLYYFVQQKTSPNPISPASSLITRGPYRLSRNPLYLAFTSMSLSFALFSHSPYFLVSGLVFWLITDLYTIPQEEKFLSERFKEEWRTYTQQTRRWL
- a CDS encoding transglycosylase SLT domain-containing protein, producing the protein MKKMVGSALVLLLLAGCSSDPNKTANRTRMLDNRNQMPNTTANTSYPRTPYDEFIRESANRYSVDETLIRAIIEVESNFRPEVVSKSNAIGLMQIKASTAGRDAYRYQGRSGEPSSNDLKDPRKNIDIGTTYIRILKEQHLAGISHPQTMYYATVVAYVNGAGALLRTFDNDKTKAIAMINNLSPEEFYQHVQSKHPAPQAPRYLWKVKNAYNALAVNY
- the thrS gene encoding threonine--tRNA ligase codes for the protein MPVITLPDGSQRQFDHAVSVMDVARDIGAGLAKACIAGRVNGELVDACELIEHDANLSIITSKDDDGLEIIRHSCAHLLGHAIKQLWPNTKMAIGPVIDNGFYYDIDLDYTLTQEDLDKLEKRMLELAKTDYDVVKKRVSWAEARETFVNRGEDYKVEILDQNISQDDRPGLYHHQEYIDMCRGPHVPNMRFCHHFKLQKVAGAYWRGNSDNKMLQRIYGTAWADKKQLAAYLLRLEEAAKRDHRKIGKQLDLYHMQEEAPGMAFWHNDGWTIFRELETFVRTKLKSYNYQEVKGPFMMDRVLWERTGHWENYKDAMFTTSSENREYCVKPMNCPGHVQIFNQGLKSYRDLPLRMAEFGSCHRNEPSGALHGLMRVRGFTQDDAHIFCTEDQILGEVTSCIEMIYDVYSTFGFEKIVVKLSTRPEKRIGTDDMWDTAEADLANALKSKGIEFEYQPGEGAFYGPKIEFTLYDCLDRAWQCGTVQLDFFLPGRLNASYVGENNERITPVMIHRAVLGSLERFIGILTEEYAGFFPTWLAPQQVVVMNITDSQADYVQELVSKLQSIGIRAKADLRNEKIGFKIREHTLRRVPYMLVCGEKEVESGKVSVRTRRGKDLGSLDVNEFMTKLQEEIRSRQLNQMEE